One genomic segment of Brassica napus cultivar Da-Ae chromosome A3, Da-Ae, whole genome shotgun sequence includes these proteins:
- the LOC106441930 gene encoding uncharacterized protein LOC106441930, with the protein MALKRLKISVPHFDNTDLIKSYAMTLVGRCMNPEAQKVDVLLVMLPKIWKFHFEREEDIKAVLEMQPYHFDYWMLSLARWQPHMPRNFPSEIPFWIKVEGVPLELWSTATFQSIGDAIGETTYVDLDFGKMRVVLDGAKALCFETEVDFKGGVFY; encoded by the exons ATGGCTTTGAAGAGGTTGAAGATATCAGTTCCTCATTTTGATAACACGGATTTGATCAAGAGCTATGCCATGACCCTGGTGGGGAGATGTATGAATCCGGAGGCGCAGAAGGTTGATGTGTTGCTTGTGATGCTACCTAAGATTTGGAAG TTCCACTtcgagagagaagaagatatcAAAGCGGTTTTGGAGATGCAGCCGTACCACTTCGACTACTGGATGCTCTCATTGGCACGATGGCAACCACATATGCCGAGGAATTTTCCATCGGAGATTCCATTCTGGATTAAAGTGGAGGGTGTCCCACTCGAGCTATGGTCCACAGCAACATTTCAAAGCATAGGTGATGCTATTGGCGAGACAACATACGTGGACTTAGACTTTGGTAAGATGAGAGTGGTGCTTGATGGGGCTAAGGCTTTGTGCTTCGAAACGGAGGTGGATTTCAAGGGTGGTGTGTTCTATTAA